The window TGGTTCCTTCATTTTTATATACGGGAGCTTACTGCTAAAATCCAGCATCTCCTCCCCGAAAGCTCCAGTCAGACATAATAAGATCTTCTGGGGCCTGGGTTTTGCAGCCGGGTTCTTGAAGGGGTTAATTGCCACGGGCCTGGGTAAGTTGATAGTGCCAGGTATGTGGAATCATGAAAAAGTCAGCCATTCATCTGAAGTGATAGGTTCGGCTGTTGTTATCATTTTTATCGTAAATGTTGTGGCTGCCCTGACCAGGATGAACCATGATTTTGTGAGTGTACTGATGGATAACAGCGATACATTGTCCAGTGTTTTGGTATTCGTAATTCCGTCAGTGGTCATTGGGGGGCAGATAGGACCCAGGGTCATAAAGGATGTAAATGCTGATCACGTGAAGGTCTATATTTCAATAATATTGATATTTGTGAGCCTGCTCATATTTTCCAGGTTGTGGCTCTGAATTTGTGGCAGGCCGCATTTGTCGCAGCAATATGAAAAATATGTATCCACTTCTAAAAGTATGGTCAAATGGAGGATTAATGTAGACACAGATTTTCACAACTACTATTGATCTGTGTAACCAGTGTAATCTGTGTCTCAAATTTAGAGCAATATAATCAATTACCATTTAATTTTTATACACATGCTTTTAGTTTTGGGACGGCCTGAAGAGTTTGAATTAACGGTGGAATATTATAATCATTGTAAATCTCTGCTTCGCTGATATATGCCAATTTTTGAAGTTCCAGGATATGTT of the ANME-2 cluster archaeon genome contains:
- a CDS encoding sulfite exporter TauE/SafE family protein; translated protein: MNIDLTYWYLFPVGLVIATLAMSAGISGANFWIPVYLICVKLDPLVTFWLALITMIFGFGSGVVRNIHQGTVNWYLVRQYLIPTIPGAVIGSLLTSYVNGEVLVFIFGSFIFIYGSLLLKSSISSPKAPVRHNKIFWGLGFAAGFLKGLIATGLGKLIVPGMWNHEKVSHSSEVIGSAVVIIFIVNVVAALTRMNHDFVSVLMDNSDTLSSVLVFVIPSVVIGGQIGPRVIKDVNADHVKVYISIILIFVSLLIFSRLWL